The window AAAATTGAAGAGGAAGGTGTTCATTTCCGCAATCACCTGAATGGTGACAAGCTTTTCCTTTCCCCAGAAAAAGCGATGGAGATTCAAAATGCGCTTGGTTCAGATATCATGATGGCATTTGATGAATGCCCGCCATTCCCGGCAACCGAAGAGTATATGAAGAAGTCTGTGGAGCGGACTTCGAGATGGGCAGAACGCTGCCTGAATGCCCACCAGCGACCTCAGGACCAGGGGCTGTTCGGAATTGTCCAGGGAGGCGAGTTTGAACACCTTCGCAAACAAAGTGCTAGTGATCTTACAAGCCTTGACTTTCCTGGTTATGCTGTAGGGGGATTGTCAGTGGGGGAACCGAAGGATGTCATGAACCGCGTCCTTGAATTTACGACACCGCTTTTACCGGCCAACAAACCAAGATATCTCATGGGCGTTGGTTCTCCAGACTCCTTAATAGACGGGGCTATCCGCGGGATTGATATGTTCGACTGTGTGCTTCCGACAAGAATTGCCCGGAATGGTACACTAATGACCAGTACTGGCAGACTTGTTATCAAAAATGCAAAATATGCTCGTGACTTTGGTCCGATTGACGAAAATTGCAGCTGCTACACCTGCCGGAATTACAGCAGGGCCTATATCCGCCATTTAATCCGCTGTGAGGAAACGTTTGGTATCAGACTTACAACTTATCATAATCTGCATTTTCTGTTAGAATTAATGGAGCAAGTCAGACAGGCTATCAGAGAAGACCGCCTGGGAGACTTCAGGGAAGAATATTTTGAGCGTTACGGATTCAATAAACCGGATGCAAAAAATTTCTAAATATATAATTTTTGAAAGGAGGGAAATCATTTGGACGGAAATTTAATTGGTACTTTGGGACCGCTTATTCTTATGTTTGTCCTGTTTTACTTCCTGCTGATCCGCCCGCAGCAAAAGCGTCAGAAGGCAGTCCAGCAGATGCAAAGTGATTTGAAAAAAGGGGACCGTGTTGTAACAATCGGTGGCCTTCATGGCTTTGTCGATTCATTGGATGAGGACAAGGTAGTCATCCTTTGTGGCGATGGCAGCCGTCTTACATACGACCGTGCGGCTATCCGCGATGTTTCATCCGATTCTGCAAACTAAATGAAACATTAAAAAGGCATTCCGAGTGAATGCCTTTTTGCATATTTTTAAGCTGCTGTCCGTTTGGGACCAGCCAAATTGACGCCGAGGATACCGCCCATCATGGCAATCAGGATGTAGCAGACATGGTACACGATTTGCTCGACGTCGAACAGCTTATCGTAGCCGAGATATTGAAATAGAAAAATGATAAGTGAATAAATCATTCCGGTCAAACCGCCAAGCAACCAGCCTTTCTGCCCGGCCTTTCCACCCGATAGGAAGCCACCCCCGAACAACCCGATAAATGACATGGCTGTAATAATGTATTCAAGTGATACTTCCCTAACAGATGTGAACCTCAACAATAATGAAAAAATGAGTGAGCTGAATACCGCGAATACAAAAATGAACACCAGCCCGGATAGAATGCCTTTTCCCATGCTCCTTGTTTCGATTTTCACCATCTCCCTTCCATACACTCCAATCTTTGCCTAGTACAAGCATATTCACAAGAACCAGGAATAGAAGTCCCGTTTGAAAGAAACTTGGCAATAAGTACCTTACTTAATCGTGTTGAAAAGCGGAAACTAAACATGTTTAAACCTTGGAGGTGCTTTGGGCAATGGAACATTTGGAACTTCTGTTACGGACCATATTTTTGTACCTTGTCATCCTAATAACCTTCAGGCTGATGGGGAAGAGGGAAATTGGTGAACTTAGTGTTCTTGATCTGGTTGTGTTTATAATGCTGGCAGAGATTGCATCAATGGCGATTGAAAATACGGCAGATTCCATCTTTCACTCACTCATTCCAATGCTTGGGCTTGTCGGAATACAAATTGTGTTTGCTTACGTTTCATTAAAAAGCAAGTGGTTTAGGGATTTAATCGATGGCAGGCCAACAATTATTATCAACAAAGGCAATATTGATGAAAAGGCAATGAAAAAACAGCGCTATAATTTTGATGATTTGCTTGTACAACTGAGGGAAAAGGATATCCGAAATATATCAGACGTAGAATTTGCTATACTTGAAACATCCGGAAAGTTGTCCGTTTTTAAAAAAGAGCCAAAAGGAAACGGGAAGCGAGATCATTCAAAGGGTGATATTACAATGCCCCTCATTATTGATGGAAATATTCAGGAAGAAAATCTTAGACGAATTAATAAGTCAAAAGATTGGCTTTTAGAAGAACTTAATAAAAAAGGCGATTTGCAGGTAAAGGATATTTCATTTTGCAGCTATGATCAAGGAAAAATGTATGTCGATATAAATAACAAATAAAATGCTGGCTACCTAAATTGGGAGCCAGCATTTTTTTGGAAAAAATATCTTTCTCATTACGGAGTCAGCCTTGAAAGAAAGCCTCCAATCCAGGGAATCCGTTTTAACTCCTGCGGCCGGATAAGTTTAAGGAAAAGGATGAGCATTGAATAAATGGCTGCCATACTTATAGTGGAAATGACCACTTTGTTTAGCAACGAAATATCCGGAGAAAATCCATGGTAAATAAGAAAACCTGCATAGCCTGAAACGGCAATTACGACTAGAATTTTTAAATATTCCATTACATAAAAAGAAAATGAAATCCGTTTGAGGACAGTTGCAAAATGGAGAAGTGTAACCAGAACGGTTCCAGTCATCAATCCAAGTGCGACACCATTGATACCAAAGGCTGGCTGTGATGCGAGAAGGAAAATGACGGCTGTTTTGATAACCGCTCCAATCAGGCTATTAATCATGGCTGCCCTTGCCAGGTTCAAAGCCTGCAATGCTGCCTGCAGCGGCCCTTGATAATAATAAAATAAGAAGAACGGAGCCATCAGCCTGATAAATCCAGCCCCATTTGAGGATCCATACATCAATGTCATTAATGGGTCGGCAAGCACATAAAGAACAGCAACTGATATCCCCCCTGTTAAAATGGAAAAGCGCAATGCTTGCTGGAGGCGGTGTTCAATCAGCTTACTGTTGTTTTTAGAGTTTGCTTCGCTGATTGCCGGGACAAGTGAAGTTGCCAGTGAATATGTAATAAAAGATGGCAGCAACAGAAGCGGCATCGCGAAGCCGGTCAATGCGCCATATTGTTTAGTTGCGAGGGCCGTTGCTACCCCTGCAAGCCCAAGGCTATGCGAGACGACAATCGGCTCAAAGAACCAGGAGACAGACCCGATCAGCCTGCTGCCTGTTGTTGGGACTGCGACACTCATCAGCTCTTTAAAGGACTGCTTGCCTGATTTGACGAACTTGAAGAAATCCTTTCGTACCCTGAACTTTTTCTTTAATTTAAATGCGGTCATAAGATAGACTAAAGAAACAAGCTCACCAATTACGGCAGAAAGCATTGCCCCGGCGGCGGCGAATTCAATCCCATACGGAAGGAAGGTTTTTGTCATTACGGCAATAAGTGCAATTCTGAAGGTTTGCTCCAATATTTGCGAGTAAGCGGAAGGCTTCATATTTTGCCTGCCCTGGAAATAACCGCGCAAAACGGAAGAAACCGCGATGATGGGCACAACAGGAGCAATGGCAATTAACGGATAATACGTCCGGCTGTCTGTGAACAGCGTTTCTGCCAGCCATGGTGCGAGCAGAATCATCGCAGGTGTGAAAATGGCGGATAGAGTAAGAGTGGTAGCTAAGGAAACAACAAGAATCTTTTTTATTTTTCCGTATTCACCGCGGGCTTCTGCCTCAGCAATATTTTTTGAAATCGCCACCGGCAGGCCGAACTGAGTAATCGTAATGACGAGCACCAATGTCGGGTACGCCATCATATAGAGGCCGACACCTTCCTCACCGATGAAACGGGCAATTGCAATCCGATTGATGAATCCTAGCATTCTAGTAATAAATCCTGCGAGAAGCAGGATAACTGTTCCTTTTAAAAACTTAGACATTCGTTTCCCACCTTCTCAAAATAGTGGAGATAATATACAATTAACTATATGCACCGGGGTGGACAAACAGACATAGAGCATGTCAGAAAACTAAATATGAGTTATACTTTCATTCCATATTCATGGAAAGGGACTGTTTATCAAGCGGGAACAAGCAAAATAAGTTGATGGAGCGTAGCGGGACTATATAAGTGCCGATTATGGAATTTTATCTCTGCAAGTTTAATAGTGAGCGGCTATAATTAGCGAAGCTACACACAAAAGACAAACTGTTTCAGGAGGTTCCAATAATGGAATACGGGCATACATACGACCAGTACCGGGATCAGCTTTTTCCAGTCCTTGAAAGCAAGCTAGAGGAATTCCGTCTTCTTGGCAATGAATCAATCAACGAACAAGAGCTGTGGGGCTATCTTATTAAGAAGAAATGGAAAAAGGACAACGGGGAAAAGCTTCTCCATGAACTTGTCCAGGACATTTTGTCTGTTAAAGTTAGTGATTTCATCAGCTATGCGACTCAGGAAACATACAAGGAATCCCCGTTTTCCATGGATAATCAGGAAGAATGGAAGGAACTGCTCAAATAATTGAGGATATTTGTAGATTAATTGTTAGTAGAGATTGGGTTATTAATTCATGAAGAATCGGGTTGAAAAAGGCCATTAGCGGCTCTGCAGACCTGTTGCAGAGCCTTAATAAGTTTTTGCAGGAGTTTCTTCAAATCCAATTTTGTGTAAAAAATGTCATCTAAGTGGAATTGACAGGCTATTCCTTATAAATCATAATAATTCTATTGGACTTAAAATGTATTTACAGGTTAGCTTTGCCAGGAATTTAAGGAGGTTCATCACATGGTTAAACGCAACAGGATTGTGGCTTTCATCCTCATTGTCCTTATCGTGGGGAGCATTATAGGAGCCACATCCAAAAACATCTTGGGCAACATCAAGCTAGGCCTTGATTTGCAGGGCGGATTTGAAATCCTTTATGAAGTGAAGCCTGCAAAGGAAGGGCAAAAGATCAACCAGGAAGCACTGGCAAGCACAGCCGAAGCTCTGGACAGGCGTATTAACGTCCTTGGTGTCAGTGAACCAAATATTCAAATTGAAGGGGACGACCGAATCAGGGTGCAGCTTGCCGGGGTAACCGACCAGGCAAAGGCCCGGGAAATGTTGTCTACCGAAGCAAATCTTAGCTTCCGGGATGCAAATGATAAACTGATGATGGACGGAACCGACCTTGCGGAAAACGGTGCAAAGCAAACGTTTGACCAGCAGGGAAGGCCAGCCGTCTCTCTTAAATTAAAAAGCGCGGATAAGTTCCGCGAGGTAACACAGGAAATCGTGAACAACGCTCCGAACAATGTTCTTGTTATCTGGCTTGATTTTGAGGAGGGAGTCGATTCCTTTAAGGAGGAAATCGGAAAAGAAAATCCGAAATTCCTTTCTGCTCCTACAGTCAGCCAGGTTTTTAACGACAACGAAGTTTCCATCGAAGGACAATTCACACCTGACGAAGCCCAGACTCTCGCAAGCCTGCTGAATGCGGGGGCACTTCCAGTCCAGTTGGATGAGATTTATTCAACGTCGGTTGGAGCTAAATTCGGTGAAAAGGCTTTGGATGAGACGGTTTTTGCAGGAATTATCGGTGTTCTTGCTATTTTCATTTTCATGATTGCCTATTACCGATTCCCAGGTTTTATTGCGACAATTACTTTAACTATTTATCTATTTTTGACTTTGCTTATATTTGATTGGATGAACGTCGTCCTGACGCTGCCGGGCATCGCAGCCTTGATTCTCGGTGTCGGTATGGCCGTAGACGCGAACATCATTACGTATGAACGGATTAAAGAGGAAATCAAGGTTGGTAAAACAATCAAGGCGGCCTTCAAAGCAGGGAACGAAAACTCGCTCTCCACAGTTACAGATGCCAACCTTACAACCTTGCTCGCAGGTGTGGTCCTCTTTTTCTACGGGACAAGCTCTGTCAAAGGGTTCGCGACAAGCTTGATCATTGGTATTCTAGGAAGTTTCTTTACGAACGTTTATCTTTCAAGATGGCTGCTCGGCCTTTGGGTAAACAGCGGCTTCCTGAATAACAAGCCCGGCTGGTTCGGTGTTAAAAAGAGCGACATCCACGACATTGCTGAAGGCGTAGATACACTTGAACTTAAAACAAAGTTTGACAGAATTGATTTCGTACGTAACCGGAAGGCCTTCTTCATTGCATCCGGTGCAATCGTCGCTGTGGGCATTGTCATTCTGTTAATGTTCAGGCTGAATCTCGGCATTGATTTTACGCAAGGTACTCGTGTGGAGGTACTCTCGGATAAGCCTTTGACAACCGAACAGTTCTCGGCTGATCTCAAGAAGGTTGGTCTTGAAACTGAAGATATTGTCATCTCAGGGAATAACGACGAAATCGGCGTCGCTAGGTTTAAAGAAGAAATGTCCAAGGATG is drawn from Bacillus sp. FJAT-18017 and contains these coding sequences:
- the tgt gene encoding tRNA guanosine(34) transglycosylase Tgt, which encodes MTAIRYELIHTCKQTGARLGRVHTPHGSFDTPMFMPVGTLATVKTMSPEDLKEMGAKIILSNTYHLWLRPGHEIIREAGGLHKFMNWDRAILTDSGGFQVFSLSEFRKIEEEGVHFRNHLNGDKLFLSPEKAMEIQNALGSDIMMAFDECPPFPATEEYMKKSVERTSRWAERCLNAHQRPQDQGLFGIVQGGEFEHLRKQSASDLTSLDFPGYAVGGLSVGEPKDVMNRVLEFTTPLLPANKPRYLMGVGSPDSLIDGAIRGIDMFDCVLPTRIARNGTLMTSTGRLVIKNAKYARDFGPIDENCSCYTCRNYSRAYIRHLIRCEETFGIRLTTYHNLHFLLELMEQVRQAIREDRLGDFREEYFERYGFNKPDAKNF
- the yajC gene encoding preprotein translocase subunit YajC — protein: MDGNLIGTLGPLILMFVLFYFLLIRPQQKRQKAVQQMQSDLKKGDRVVTIGGLHGFVDSLDEDKVVILCGDGSRLTYDRAAIRDVSSDSAN
- a CDS encoding TIGR04086 family membrane protein gives rise to the protein MVKIETRSMGKGILSGLVFIFVFAVFSSLIFSLLLRFTSVREVSLEYIITAMSFIGLFGGGFLSGGKAGQKGWLLGGLTGMIYSLIIFLFQYLGYDKLFDVEQIVYHVCYILIAMMGGILGVNLAGPKRTAA
- a CDS encoding DUF421 domain-containing protein translates to MEHLELLLRTIFLYLVILITFRLMGKREIGELSVLDLVVFIMLAEIASMAIENTADSIFHSLIPMLGLVGIQIVFAYVSLKSKWFRDLIDGRPTIIINKGNIDEKAMKKQRYNFDDLLVQLREKDIRNISDVEFAILETSGKLSVFKKEPKGNGKRDHSKGDITMPLIIDGNIQEENLRRINKSKDWLLEELNKKGDLQVKDISFCSYDQGKMYVDINNK
- the spoVB gene encoding stage V sporulation protein B codes for the protein MSKFLKGTVILLLAGFITRMLGFINRIAIARFIGEEGVGLYMMAYPTLVLVITITQFGLPVAISKNIAEAEARGEYGKIKKILVVSLATTLTLSAIFTPAMILLAPWLAETLFTDSRTYYPLIAIAPVVPIIAVSSVLRGYFQGRQNMKPSAYSQILEQTFRIALIAVMTKTFLPYGIEFAAAGAMLSAVIGELVSLVYLMTAFKLKKKFRVRKDFFKFVKSGKQSFKELMSVAVPTTGSRLIGSVSWFFEPIVVSHSLGLAGVATALATKQYGALTGFAMPLLLLPSFITYSLATSLVPAISEANSKNNSKLIEHRLQQALRFSILTGGISVAVLYVLADPLMTLMYGSSNGAGFIRLMAPFFLFYYYQGPLQAALQALNLARAAMINSLIGAVIKTAVIFLLASQPAFGINGVALGLMTGTVLVTLLHFATVLKRISFSFYVMEYLKILVVIAVSGYAGFLIYHGFSPDISLLNKVVISTISMAAIYSMLILFLKLIRPQELKRIPWIGGFLSRLTP
- a CDS encoding post-transcriptional regulator is translated as MEYGHTYDQYRDQLFPVLESKLEEFRLLGNESINEQELWGYLIKKKWKKDNGEKLLHELVQDILSVKVSDFISYATQETYKESPFSMDNQEEWKELLK
- the secDF gene encoding protein translocase subunit SecDF; the encoded protein is MVKRNRIVAFILIVLIVGSIIGATSKNILGNIKLGLDLQGGFEILYEVKPAKEGQKINQEALASTAEALDRRINVLGVSEPNIQIEGDDRIRVQLAGVTDQAKAREMLSTEANLSFRDANDKLMMDGTDLAENGAKQTFDQQGRPAVSLKLKSADKFREVTQEIVNNAPNNVLVIWLDFEEGVDSFKEEIGKENPKFLSAPTVSQVFNDNEVSIEGQFTPDEAQTLASLLNAGALPVQLDEIYSTSVGAKFGEKALDETVFAGIIGVLAIFIFMIAYYRFPGFIATITLTIYLFLTLLIFDWMNVVLTLPGIAALILGVGMAVDANIITYERIKEEIKVGKTIKAAFKAGNENSLSTVTDANLTTLLAGVVLFFYGTSSVKGFATSLIIGILGSFFTNVYLSRWLLGLWVNSGFLNNKPGWFGVKKSDIHDIAEGVDTLELKTKFDRIDFVRNRKAFFIASGAIVAVGIVILLMFRLNLGIDFTQGTRVEVLSDKPLTTEQFSADLKKVGLETEDIVISGNNDEIGVARFKEEMSKDEITQLKQGLHDIYGSDPTVNSVSPTVGKELAKNALIALALASLGLIIFVAFRFDLPMGISAIIALLFAAFFIFPLFSIIRWEVDITFIAAVLTVIGYAINDTIVTFDRMRENMQKRRRLKTKEEIADVVNTSIRQTLGRSINTVAMVALTVVALLFFGSESIRSFSLALLVGLIVGTYSSIYIAAQLWVEWKTRELKKKGVLITYKEKRKYNDQPQV